The DNA region TAACCCTCTCGGGGGTCAAAATTCCCGAGGCGGAGGCGCTTTTTATCATCAATCAGGAATAAGTGTATACTTCTTTAGGGTGGAATTTGGTTTTACTCTCTTGACGGAAGATGAATTGTGTATAAGACTAACTTTATATGAGTGACTATCTGGATCCAAATAATGAGGAGCTTCTCAAAGACTTTTTTAGTGAAGCCCAGATGCAAGTCGATACTCTGGAACAGAATATTCTGGTCCTTGAGAATGAAGGCGGCAACAAAGACGCGGTAGACGAAATATTCCGTGCGGCCCATACCCTGAAAGGGGGGTCCGCGACTGTGGAAATGATGGAATTGTCCCATTTTACCCACATGGTAGAGGATGTTTTGGATGCTATCCGCTCGGATCAGCTTGCGGTCAACGAGGATGTGGTAGACACCCTCCTGGCAGCCATCGATATCATTAAAGCCATGCTCGGACAGCGCATGGAAGGGGCGATCTATCAGGCGGATACTTCCGAGATGGAAGGCCGGCTGGAGGCTTTGATCCCCGAAAGCTCCAAGGGCAAGAAAGGGGGCGCCGTAAAGGCTAAACCCCCTGCGGCTGCCGCTCCTGCCCCGGCCGCAGCTGCCGTTGCTGCTCCCGCCGCCCCTGCCGGGGGTCTTTCGGAAGACGATCTCCGGGAACTGCGGGAATCCGTGGATGGCGGAATGCCTATCTTCCGCATTTCCGTAGTTTTTGACGAAAGCAGCCTGATGAATACCGTTGGGGGTATCCAGGTATACGCCGCCCTCAAGGGGGATGGCACGGTACTGCGGACCATACCGGATTTTGAACAGCTCTACGAGGATAATTTCTACCCCACGGTGGAATATTACGTTGCCAGCAATAAAACCCCGGAGGATCTGAAAAAACACGTTCTCATCCCCGATGTATCCCTTTCAGCCATTGTGACTGATGTAAGCAAACCTGCCGCCGAGGCCGCCCCTGCTCCTGCCGCTGCTCCGGCGCCGGTTGCTGCTCCTGCTGCCCCGGCTCCTGCAGCCGCCCCAGCGGAAGCTGCCGCCCCTGCGGCAAAATCTGCGGCAGCCACCGCAGCAGCCGGTGAGGATGCCAAGAAGGCCGGGAAAGAGGCGGGCTCCATACTCAGGGTAGACTCCAAACGCATTGACGACCTCCTCAACCTGGTATCCGAAACGGTTATCACCAAGGCGACCTTTAACCAGATAAGTAACCAGTTCGGCGATTTGGTAAACGATCTCCACAGCATAGAGGGCGCCTACCGGGAGAAAATTAAAAACCTCTTCGATCGGCTTCCGGATTATCTGGAGGGCATCCAGGAAGGACGCTCTATAAAGGATGTCCGTAAGGAAATCAACGAAGAATACGGGGATATTTTCGCCCTCTTTGACGGCTTTGAAGCGTCCCTGAAAAACAATATGGGCAAATTCCGGTCCACCTCCCAGAACCTGGGGCGGATCACTGGGGAACTCCAGGAAGGGGTCATGCGTATCCGTATGGTGCCCATCAGCCAGATATTCAGCCGTTTTCCCCGGCTCGTCCGGGACCTGTCCAAGTCTCTTAATAAGAAAATTAATCTGGTTATCGAAGGGGAGGAGACCGAACTGGATAAGTCGGTTATTGAAGACCTCCTGGACCCGATCATGCACTCGGTACGGAACTCCATCGACCACGGGATCGAATCCCAGGAAGAACGGAAGGCTTCGGGCAAACCCGAGGAAGGCATGGTCCTCCTCAAGGCAACCAACGAAGGCAATATGATCGTCATCGAGATTTCCGATGACGGCAAGGGCATAGACGTGGAAGCGGTCAAGGGCAAGGCGGTTGAACGGGGGCTTATCAGTCCCAACAAGCTCCTTACAGACCCGGAAGCCTTCAACCTGATCTTTGAACCCGGGTTTTCCACTGCCAAAACCATCACCAGTATATCCGGCCGGGGGGTCGGCCTGGATGTAGTCCGCCGGTCCATTGAAAAACTCAACGGAACCGTTACGGTTACCTCCGAAAAAGGGAAGGGCACTACTTTCCTCATCAAACTGCCCCTCACCCTGGCAATTATCCAGGGCCTTTTGGTCCGGGTGGGCGGGGAAATCTACTCTATCCCAATTACATCGGTCATCGAAAGCCTGCGGATTAAGCCCGAGGAAATCAGGATGATCGACAATTACGAAGTGTTCAACATCCGTAACGATGTTATCTCCCTGCTCAGGCTCAACCGGCTCTTTGGTATACACACCGAGGAACAGCAGGATTACAATTTTATCGTTATCGTGGGCACCGCAGAAAAGAAGATGGGCTTCATGGTGGACAGCCTGATCGGCGAAGAAGACGTGGTCATCAAACCCCTGCGGGATCAGTTCACCAACTCTCCGGGCATTGCCGGGGCGTCCATACTGGGGGACGGTTCAGTCTCCCTGATCATCGACGTAAGTCAGCTATTGGAACTGGGGCTCCACCAGGAATTGGAAGCGCGGAGGGTTCGGGAGTTGTCGAACCGGTAGCGCCCCGGTACAGTGAGGATAAAATATGGCAGTGATTAGAGATTTAGCTGAGGTAAACGC from Treponema primitia ZAS-2 includes:
- a CDS encoding chemotaxis protein CheA, encoding MSDYLDPNNEELLKDFFSEAQMQVDTLEQNILVLENEGGNKDAVDEIFRAAHTLKGGSATVEMMELSHFTHMVEDVLDAIRSDQLAVNEDVVDTLLAAIDIIKAMLGQRMEGAIYQADTSEMEGRLEALIPESSKGKKGGAVKAKPPAAAAPAPAAAAVAAPAAPAGGLSEDDLRELRESVDGGMPIFRISVVFDESSLMNTVGGIQVYAALKGDGTVLRTIPDFEQLYEDNFYPTVEYYVASNKTPEDLKKHVLIPDVSLSAIVTDVSKPAAEAAPAPAAAPAPVAAPAAPAPAAAPAEAAAPAAKSAAATAAAGEDAKKAGKEAGSILRVDSKRIDDLLNLVSETVITKATFNQISNQFGDLVNDLHSIEGAYREKIKNLFDRLPDYLEGIQEGRSIKDVRKEINEEYGDIFALFDGFEASLKNNMGKFRSTSQNLGRITGELQEGVMRIRMVPISQIFSRFPRLVRDLSKSLNKKINLVIEGEETELDKSVIEDLLDPIMHSVRNSIDHGIESQEERKASGKPEEGMVLLKATNEGNMIVIEISDDGKGIDVEAVKGKAVERGLISPNKLLTDPEAFNLIFEPGFSTAKTITSISGRGVGLDVVRRSIEKLNGTVTVTSEKGKGTTFLIKLPLTLAIIQGLLVRVGGEIYSIPITSVIESLRIKPEEIRMIDNYEVFNIRNDVISLLRLNRLFGIHTEEQQDYNFIVIVGTAEKKMGFMVDSLIGEEDVVIKPLRDQFTNSPGIAGASILGDGSVSLIIDVSQLLELGLHQELEARRVRELSNR